The following proteins come from a genomic window of Panthera leo isolate Ple1 chromosome E2, P.leo_Ple1_pat1.1, whole genome shotgun sequence:
- the LYPD5 gene encoding ly6/PLAUR domain-containing protein 5 produces the protein MTNLENQPDRNQSRRSCPRCLCSARLCKLAMGVPRTIVLFLFGAVFCLTESQAQQCYSFQHIYFGPFDLSAVKFRNISCPHGCSEAVLSLDTGYRATVTVVQKGCWTGPPTGQMLSDDRALPPDYSVVRGCTTDLCNADLMTHDTIPNLSPAPNPPTLSGMECYACLGIHPEDCTPEKSRRVQCHQDQSVCFQGNGQMTVGNFSVPVYIRTCHRPSCTIKGTSSPWTNIDLQGSCCEGQLCNRDSVTQSFTTTSAAATPSQAPHSMALLLMVPLLAGTLGGPLLPSS, from the exons ATGACCAACCT GGAGAACCAGCCAGACAGAAATCAGAGCAGGAGGAGCTGTCCTCGGTGTCTCTGCTCAGCTCGACTCTGCAAGCTGGCAATGGGTGTCCCCAGAACCATCGTGCTCTTCCTCTTTGGGGCTGTGTTCTGCCTGACAG AGTCCCAAGCCCAGCAATGCTACAGCTTTCAGCACATCTACTTCGGGCCCTTTGACCTCAGTGCCGTGAAATTCCGCAACATCTCCTGTCCCCACGGGTGCTCTGAGGCAGTCTTGTCCCTGGACACTG ggTACCGCGCCACGGTGACCGTGGTACAGAAGGGCTGCTGGACAGGCCCGCCTACGGGCCAGATGCTGTCCGACGACCGCGCGCTGCCGCCCGACTACTCGGTGGTGCGCGGCTGCACGACCGACTTGTGCAACGCCGACCTCATGACCCACGACACCATCCCCAATCTGAGCCCGG CGCCCAACCCGCCGACTCTCAGCGGCATGGAGTGCTACGCCTGCCTGGGGATCCACCCGGAGGACTGCACCCCGGAGAAGTCCCGACGGGTCCAGTGTCATCAGGACCAAAGCGTCTGCTTCCAGGGCAATGGCCAAATGACCGTCG GCAATTTCTCAGTCCCAGTATACATCAGGACCTGCCACCGGCCGTCCTGCACCATCAAGGGCACCTCCAGTCCCTGGACAAACATTGACCTTCAGGGCTCCTGCTGTGAGGGGCAACTCTGCAACAGGGACTCCGTGACCCAGTCCTTCACCACCACCTCGGCTGCTGCCACCCCttcccaggcgccccacagcatGGCCCTGCTCCTCATGGTCCCCCTGCTGGCTGGCACTCTTGGaggccccctcctgccctcctcctag